From the Bacteroidia bacterium genome, the window TTACGCCTTCAGGCATCGGGTTTGGCTTATGCCAAATAATATCCTGGCGTAAGTACCAACCTGATTCGCGGAGTGCGAAGGCAACCAGCCATGGTATGCCAATCAAATCTTTATTCTTATAGCCTTGCAGCTTGTATGGTTTGCTGAATATATCGCCAACGAATGAATGTTTGGGCTGAATGCCTTTCTTATTTACATCGCCTTTACCTCTGCCGCTTCCTGCGTAACTATCGCCAAGATTAAGCCACAGCGTGCCTTCAGGTTTGAGCACGCGGTTCACTTCGCGGAATACATTCACAAGCTCCACAACGTAAGCCTCCGGTGTTGGCTCTAATCCAAGCTGCCCCTGCACGCCATAATCGCGCAAGCCGTAGTAAGGAGGTGATGTTATGCAACAGTCAATGCTACCGTCAGGTAATGTGCGGAGAACATCAACTGAGTTTCCGTGATAAATAGTGTTTGTTTTCATTTTTCGTATTCAAATATTTGTGCTATTGTAAAAACTCACCGTAAATAATTCACCGCAGCCGATGCTTACGGTACTATCTGACGATCTCCAAAGGAGCATTTTAAAGCAGTGCATTTGGGATGCACTTAGTTTAGATGATTGATTTCACCTTTTATCATTTTAACGAATAGGTCCCTGTCATATATCAGCCTATTGCTGTGGTGTTTCAGTAATTTATATACAGCTTCTTGAAGTTTGTTTTTTGGCAAGTTTGCCGAGTGAAGTTTTGTGAAGTATTGAATTTTATTACCTGTCATACCGCCTCCATTATTAAAAAGACTCCAAGCCATACCATTGATGCCATGAATAAAATCAGACGACTGTTGTAGCTCAAATCAAATAAAGCCCTGCCATCAACGGATGACTTCCATCCATCAGGGTAAGTGCCTTTGTCAAGTCGGTTGTGAATTGAATATTGAAAACCATCGTGGATGTAAGGAAACGACAGCAGCATGAATAGCAGCATGAAAAAAGTTGGCCACGGACTTTTATCAACATTGTCATAAAAATGCAGGAGAAGTGGGGCTGCAAGCATAGCTCGCAGTGCGGTAAGGAAAGCGTGGTCGTAAATACGACCACGCTTGTCATAAGCCTGATTAAGATGATAGAAGTAGTACGCTTCGGCAAAGCCGAATAACGCAGCAGCTGCCAGCCAGTAGAGGGCTATTGCAGCAATAAACAAACAAGCTGTAATCATGGCTTTTTGGTTTGATGGTGAGAGAAGTCAGCCCGGCTGTGGAGTTCTGGAACTTTGTAATACTGGCTGTCGCCCGGAGTGTATGAGTTAAAACCTTCGTTGCATTTTGCAATGAGAAGTAACGCTGCAATTCCTGCTGCAAAGAACAGGATGAGTTTGTATGTGGATGTTTTTTTGCTGTTCATGATGATAGTGATTATTCTGTTATAACTGATTCTTTTTTCGGTTGTTTTGAGACGAAGAATGTTTCGTCCTGGTCAACGGTGATGCCAACCTTGGGGAACAGTGCTGATACTTCAGGCACTTCTCTGTCGGATAACAGACGGTCTTTTGCCGGCTCTTCGGACACGCGTATATATTCAGGAAGGAACTCTTTGAGTAGGTTGGTAACGCTGTTCCATGTAAACCCTTTGCGTGTTTTTAGTTTTGGCGTACCGGTTCGGAAACCAATAACGCCATGTGTGAGTTCCATGCTTTTTTTGCTGCCAAAGTCTTCGCGGTTGTTCTCGGCATAGGACTGTATTTTCTCAAACTGTTCTTGTTTTTCATCCTGCAGTTCGGTAATTTCATCCTGATACTTTTCGCGTATCTTGGTAATTTCCACGTCCATTTTAGCGGTTAGTTGCGCTTGACGTGCGTCTGCTTTTGCGTAAGCAGCGAATGCATCTTCTGCAGATGCTTTGTTGATTGTGCCTGTAAGCACTGTTTTTTTAGCTCTTGCCATTTGTTTGAAATTTGAATTGTTTGTATAAAATTGAATTAGATAATTAATTTAAGAGGAATGGCTTGCACTTCGACAGACGGAGGCTCATGCTCCTGAACTTCGCGTTCAAATTCGGAAGCGTCTTGGTCCTTATCCACAGCAATGCGTGTGATATAGCAATGTATTCTTACACCGTTGTGTGTGCGCCCTTCCCATATCCGGGCAGGCACGCCATTAATTGTTACAATCTTTGTTGTAGAGTGAATTAAAATACTGCATTTTTTAAAATAATTTGGTTTGAAGTGATTTATGAGGGATAACGATCATTGAGCCATCAGGATTGAAACGACCTTCGGCACGAGCCACACCATTTTCAATCTTGATTTTAACATCTGTTTCATGTACCCACTCCTGGCCACCCTTGAATTGGCCTGAGTTGGTGGACTGGAGAATGATATGCCAGCTCTTACGATTTCTGAATACCTCTAATTTTAGGCGCATAAAATCTTTAACAGATAGGCTGCATACCTGCGCACTGTCAATTATGATAAACCGCGCATGAATAGAACGAACCAATCGCTCAATGTCAGCAACGGTGCGTACACCTACAAATCGAATACGATCACTGTTAATTTCTACGTGGCTCCAGGCGCGATTGCAATGACTTTGAGATTAGCTCTTCGCTTGATACATATAAGACCTTGCCATAAGTAACTAATGCATTTGCCAACTTTAGACTGAAGGTAGATTTACCAGATTTGGCAGTTCCATAGATTATGCTGCAGAAGTTATGTGATGGAGTGCCTATTAACTTGGTGAAATGCTCTGGCAACTCTAATTCTTTAAAGCTGTGATCAATAATCTGCTTGGCAGACCATGTTCTTATTCTCTTTAACTTTTGGGGGTTGTGATTGTCATATTGCTACTTTTTGTTTACATTATGGATATGGTCGCTGAAGCCAAATGCAAAAAGGTTGGCCATACGCTTTTATATTATCAATCATCTTGCGTAGTCTTGTTGAGCCTTGCAGCTATTGGCGTTAATCTCTGATGTTATCTCAATAATTACCTCGGAAACAAATCGGTAATTAGAAGGAGTGAAATTTTCGATTCTCTCTGTTCAAAACGGCTTCGATTCTCGCAAGCTTAACGACAAGCTCTTTGATGTTCCATTTCTCAAGCTTCTGATAGGTGCTCATGATTGTTGTTCATTTATGATACGTTTATACAGTGCGTTGATCATATAGAATGGTACTCTCTTCTGATAGCTCTTAATGCCTGAAACTGTGTGGGCATATACAAAATGTTCGCGTATTGATTGCGCTACGTCCATGCCTAGATAATCGGCAACTTCAGTACTAAGATGTTGAACAAAGAGGGTGCAACGCTGCCTAAAGCTACGGTGATACCAATGCCAGTATTCGTTATCGGCTATAATCATGGCTCTGCCAATGGCATCGTGCGGAATTGTATCATTGAGTAGTGCAAAGCCGAATCAATAAAGATGTTGTTGTAATCATCTTCGGTGATATTTGTAATGCGCCTGATAAATTCAGAGGTGACTTCATATTCATCTAGCTGTTTGTTTTTGATTGCAGCAGTTTTGCATCTTCAACTAGTCGTTGCACTACTCGGATGTCGCCACTTGATTTGTTGACGATAGTCATAACTGATTCTTCGTCATCAATGCCGTTGGCATTGCAATGATGTCGCGTGTACGCTCTTCAGTAAGGTCATATAGGTGCAGGAACTCGCCACCAAATCGTGAGTATATTTCGCGATAGCCTTTTTTGTTGAGGCGCGAAAA encodes:
- a CDS encoding site-specific DNA-methyltransferase, encoding MKTNTIYHGNSVDVLRTLPDGSIDCCITSPPYYGLRDYGVQGQLGLEPTPEAYVVELVNVFREVNRVLKPEGTLWLNLGDSYAGSGRGKGDVNKKGIQPKHSFVGDIFSKPYKLQGYKNKDLIGIPWLVAFALRESGWYLRQDIIWHKPNPMPEGVTDRCTKAHEYIFLLSKSPKYYYNSTAIKTAVKQASITRSQYGWHPEKLLHGTNYNGWKPTNKIGDKASPATGANKRSVWTVSVAGFKGAHFATFPEKLIVDMVKAGSPEQGVVLDPFMGAGTTAVVAKKLGRDYVGIELNY
- a CDS encoding host-nuclease inhibitor Gam family protein, which produces MARAKKTVLTGTINKASAEDAFAAYAKADARQAQLTAKMDVEITKIREKYQDEITELQDEKQEQFEKIQSYAENNREDFGSKKSMELTHGVIGFRTGTPKLKTRKGFTWNSVTNLLKEFLPEYIRVSEEPAKDRLLSDREVPEVSALFPKVGITVDQDETFFVSKQPKKESVITE